The window CTCCGGACGCGGGAACAGCACCCGCAGCGCCCCGGACTGCGCAAGGTCGGCGAGGCGCGTCGCGTCGAACCGGCGCGCGAAGGCGACCGTCGCCGCGCCCTTGGCGCGCTGCCGCATCCCGTCCCGCCGCTGAAGCGCTGTGGTCACGTCTCGTCCGTCCGCGTGCCGTTCGTCGGGATGATGCGTTGCGGCGAAGCGGTTTGCCAAGCGTCGACCGGGCGTTAACCGCGGTTAACGGGCCGTTAACCGTTCAAGACGTATCGTCGTACCATCGCGTGCCGATGAGGATTCGACCATGCCGTCCGCTTATGCGTCCGGCTCCGTCTCCGGAGCCGCCCCCGCCGTCGTCTCGGCGCTGAACCTCGACGACATGCGCGCCTTCCTGCAGCGAAGCCGACCGGCGACCACCGCCGAGGCGCTCCGGCTGCTGCGCGGCGCTTTCCCCGCCGCCCCGCTTCGCCTGCGCGTCGCCGCCTGCGAGGGCTGAGAGCCGGCTTCAGCTGGGATCGGCGTCGGACGTCTCGGCCGCCACAGCGCCCCGGTCCGCCCGTATCAGCCGCTGCTGGTGCAGGAAGGCGAAGGGCAGCGTCGCGAGATAGGCGAGCGTGATCCCGGCGAGCACGAACCAAGGATAGCTCACCAGCAGCGTCACCGCGAGCGCCGCCGCGATCAGCACGGGCGCGACCCAGGTGCGGTCGATCCGGGAGCCGAGCTGCTTGCCCGACCAGGTGGGCAGCGGGCTCACCATCAGGAACGCCACCGCGAGGATATAGACCTCGACCGCCGGCAGCGCGACGGGCACGCGGGGGAACCCCAGGAACTCCAGATAGATCGGCAGCAGCGCGGCGATCGCGCCGGCCGGCGCCGGCACGCCCACGAAGAACTGCCCCGCCCAGGCCGGCTTGTTCGGGTCGTCCAGCGCCACGTTGAAGCGCGCGAGCCGCAGCGCGCAGGCGATGGCGAGGATCAGGCAGGCGATCCAGCCGACATGGCCAAGCCCGTTCAGACCCCAGACATAGAGAATGAGCGCAGGCGCCACCCCGAAGTTGA is drawn from Methylopila sp. 73B and contains these coding sequences:
- a CDS encoding phosphatidylcholine/phosphatidylserine synthase — translated: MIDPDAPNPVRRSPFTRLRRVPIRLLIPNLVTLLALCAGLTGVRMAIEGRLELAVYLVVLAAALDGVDGRLARLLKGASRFGAELDSLIDFVNFGVAPALILYVWGLNGLGHVGWIACLILAIACALRLARFNVALDDPNKPAWAGQFFVGVPAPAGAIAALLPIYLEFLGFPRVPVALPAVEVYILAVAFLMVSPLPTWSGKQLGSRIDRTWVAPVLIAAALAVTLLVSYPWFVLAGITLAYLATLPFAFLHQQRLIRADRGAVAAETSDADPS